A window of the Camelus ferus isolate YT-003-E chromosome 22, BCGSAC_Cfer_1.0, whole genome shotgun sequence genome harbors these coding sequences:
- the C22H19orf44 gene encoding LOW QUALITY PROTEIN: uncharacterized protein C19orf44 homolog (The sequence of the model RefSeq protein was modified relative to this genomic sequence to represent the inferred CDS: deleted 1 base in 1 codon): MMKTPALLPRKPSTSTHTPTFGARMASIRKPSRLSHSIFGDFSDISLEDSKMEENRNLRISRSLTKMAPGQSRFLKRNQTMGGERLLLKENTVLGSGPWLSSGRPPTTASKARANAALTKLAQIETKIRNRKVRMELSDVESDLQTSEGSLPSRADGIPPSRTVELSPRNTDKASPKQAREIPVPESDVPRRKVSRFLKKREPPAEKISHEAHVGKEGDSQTPKEEEPIRNLDSPDSDEEEMKELLGSLMESPREKEDSTKQGFTSNKASEKEQIKLSSDQIPTQPRVLSLPSKELSSPKPFRTSRLPGSQSADGTLHSLGSRARAPRTHISGDTASRSASLSITGSFPKSVSSTTGDAKLSSSPRSEAGPRDECPSEAADDSLNDFRINILSLDDLAPAVSEKSDLELEKGGQGEKASSKSPWAGDPASGSEISERLSERSASGTEGLGSACQEPAVSAGKLAYSEDFEESPSPTASESLAHSEGSPDRTLATLSEFSASLKTDLPPPTPKSQKKRARAVTRVVVRETAVQTLGPAFTYEWSEAAGVAAIGPALGGTYVDPTPITSHVVSADTIEALTAQSPAACALNDVLKQQLSLTQQFIEASRHLHASLLRSLDQDSFHYHTLEETKEYIRQHRPAPLTMEEALEEAKKEL; this comes from the exons ATGATGAAAACTCCGGCCCTCCTCCCCAGAAAACCATCCACCAGCACACACACGCCGACATTTGGTGCGAG GATGGCTTCAATAAGAAAACCCAGCCGTCTCTCACACAGTATCTTTGGTGACTTCAGTGATATTTCCTTAGAAGATTCAAAGATGGAAGAAAACAGGAACTTGAGAATCAGTAGAAGTCTCACCAAAATGGCACCCGGTCAGAGCAGATTTCTAAAAAGAAACCAGACTATGGGCGGAGAACGCTTACTCCTGAAAGAGAACACTGTCCTGGGGAGTGGGCCCTGGCTCTCCTCGGGTAGACCCCCCACCACTGCCTCGAAGGCCAGGGCCAATGCCGCGCTTACGAAGCTGGCCCAGATCGAAACCAAGATCAGGAACCGAAAGGTGCGGATGGAGTTGTCTGACGTGGAATCTGACCTGCAGACCTCTGAGGGCAGTCTTCCAAGCAGAGCAGACGGGATTCCCCCCAGCAGGACGGTTGAACTTTCTCCACGGAACACAGACAAAGCCTCCCCAAAACAGGCTCGTGAAATTCCTGTCCCCGAGAGTGACGTGCCACGTAGGAAAGTCAGTAGGTTTCTAAAGAAGAGAGAGCCACCTGCTGAAAAGATCTCCCATGAAGCACATGTTGGGAAAGAGGGGGATTCTCAAACACCCAAAGAGGAAGAACCTATTAGAAACTTGGATTCTCCAGACAGTgatgaagaggaaatgaaagagtTGCTGGGCAGCTTGATGGAATCTCCTAGAGAAAAAGAGGACTCCACGAAGCAGGGTTTCACCAGCAACAAAGCCagtgagaaagaacaaataaaactctCCTCG GATCAGATCCCAACTCAACCTAGAGTCCTTTCACTGCCCAGTAAGGAACTTTCCAGCCCCAAGCCATTTCGGACATCACGTCTGCCAGGCTCACAGTCAGCAGATGGCACCCTTCACAGTCTTGGCTCGAGAGCTCGTGCCCCACGGACTCACATTTCAGGTGACACAGCCTCCCGCTCAGCATCACTTTCCATCACTGGCTCCTTTCCGAAGTCAGTGTCCTCGACGACGGGGGACGCCAAGCTCTCATCCTCCCCCAGGAGTGAGGCTGGGCCTCGGGATGAGTGCCCCTCAGAAGCCGCCGATGACAGCCTGAATG attttaGGATAAATATTTTATCCCTTGATGATCTGGCTCCAGCTGTCAGTGAGAAATCAGACTTGGAACTGGAA AAAGGAGGTCAAGGGGAAAAGGCCTCCAGCAAAAGTCCCTGGGCAGGGGACCCTGCCTCTGGAAGCGAGATCTCCGAGCGCCTGAGTGAACGGTCAGCCTCGGGCACTGAGGGCCTGGGGTCCGCGTGTCAGGAACCTGCGGTCAGCGCAGGGAAGCTC GCTTATTCAGAAGACTTTGAAGAATCCCCCAGTCCGACAGCATCTGAGTCGCTGGCCCATTCCGAGGGGTCTCCCGACAGGACACTGGCCACTTTGTCTGAATTCTCAGCGAGCCTGAAGACGGACCTTCCTCCACCAACTCCCAAGTCTCAGAAGAAGCGGGCCAGGGCCGTGACGAGAGTCGTGGTGAGGGAGACAGCTGTGCAGACCCTCGGTCCCGCCTTCACCTACGAGTGGTCTGAGG CGGCCGGTGTGGCGGCCATCGGACCAGCCCTGGGAGGCACTTACGTGGACCCCACGCCCATCACCAGCCACGTTGTCAGTGCGGACACCATAGAAG CCCTGACAGCACAAAGCCCGGCCGCCTGCGCGCTCAACGACGTGCTGAAGCAGCAGCTGAGCCTGACGCAGCAGTTCATCGAGGCCAGCCGGCACCTGCACGCGTCCCTCCTGCGCTCCCTGGACCAGGACTCGTTCCACTACCACACCCTGGAGGAGACCAAAGAG TACATCAGACAACACAGGCCCGCCCCACTGACCATGGAGGAGGCTCTGGAGGAGGCAAAGAAGGAGCTGTGA